A genomic region of Trueperaceae bacterium contains the following coding sequences:
- a CDS encoding delta(1)-pyrroline-2-carboxylate reductase family protein, with protein MLVFDAAETAALLPYPELAAEIAAVLRAAVRGEVSALERGTLPLPGGGTFLSMAAADARAAIVKVGSVHPLNAGRGLPTVQAVVVAVDAVDGRPLVVLDGTTVTTRRTAALSLLAARSVAADTRTLLVVGAGTQARGHVEAFAAGSAVERVLVHGRNAGRAGALARHAAAFGLAAEVVEPESLIRAVEGADTVVTTTDSVAPVLGDAVAASLRPEATLIAVGAFTPAMAELAPAVVGRCQVIVDTLAGARAEAGDLIQAVAAGTWSWAGAGELVGVLEGFRRGPRPVLFKSVGHSMFDLAATRLALRSIA; from the coding sequence ATGCTAGTGTTCGACGCCGCCGAGACCGCCGCCCTCCTCCCGTACCCGGAGCTCGCTGCCGAGATAGCCGCCGTCCTGCGCGCGGCCGTGCGGGGTGAGGTGAGCGCGCTGGAGCGCGGCACGCTGCCTCTGCCCGGGGGTGGCACCTTCCTCTCGATGGCCGCCGCCGACGCTCGGGCCGCCATCGTCAAGGTCGGCAGCGTGCACCCACTGAACGCCGGCCGGGGCCTTCCGACCGTCCAGGCGGTCGTCGTCGCCGTGGACGCAGTCGACGGCCGGCCGCTCGTCGTCTTGGATGGGACCACCGTGACGACGCGGCGCACCGCGGCGCTGTCGCTGCTTGCCGCTCGCAGCGTGGCGGCCGACACGCGGACGTTGCTGGTCGTGGGCGCCGGCACCCAGGCCCGTGGGCACGTCGAGGCGTTCGCCGCCGGGTCGGCGGTGGAACGCGTGCTCGTGCACGGGCGGAACGCCGGTAGGGCCGGCGCGCTCGCCCGGCACGCCGCCGCCTTCGGCCTCGCGGCGGAGGTCGTCGAACCCGAGTCCCTGATCCGGGCCGTCGAGGGCGCGGACACGGTCGTAACGACCACCGACTCCGTGGCCCCTGTGTTGGGCGACGCCGTCGCAGCCTCGCTTCGCCCCGAGGCGACCCTGATCGCTGTCGGCGCCTTCACTCCTGCGATGGCCGAACTGGCTCCTGCCGTGGTCGGACGCTGCCAGGTCATCGTGGACACGCTTGCTGGCGCGCGGGCAGAGGCGGGCGACCTGATCCAGGCGGTCGCGGCCGGCACCTGGAGCTGGGCGGGCGCCGGCGAACTCGTCGGAGTACTGGAAGGCTTCCGGCGCGGGCCTCGGCCGGTACTCTTCAAGAGCGTCGGGCACTCCATGTTCGACCTGGCGGCGACGCGGCTGGCACTGAGGTCGATCGCCTGA
- the pepF gene encoding oligoendopeptidase F has product MAKPLPDRKDVDPAFTWNLQAAYETEAAFEADLAGADQDLTRLLAFQGRLGEGAKVVADFFDAYWPTLEKLQRLRIYATMPLAVDQNDQAGRARAGRFQALAARFSTDLAFAQPELLAIGAERLARFQAQEPRLADLTRYFERLEESRPHVRSSEVEDVIGRAADPASAFERAYNSLANGELPFKAVEHAGQTHEVARSTYPSLIASPDRGLREKAYDSYTRAFLAHKDTLTDLYVGRIKQSVFTARVRGYEDTVAEQLEPREVPREVLTNVLDVFKKNVGVWHRYWEARRKLLGVERLAEWDVFAPLADTPPLPYSRAIEHVLAGMAPLGEEYLTPLRKGLLEDRWVDVYPNRGKRDGAFATRFYRGQSYVMMSYQDNLESMSTLAHELGHVMHSRLMDERQPLANANYAMIVAETASNFNQALVRAHLLSVTTERQARLAVLEEAFHNFHRYFFIMPTLVRFELETHQAVERGEGLTAQRLVSSMQRLYQEGYGAAIQADERTGITWAQFGHLYMPFYTFQYAVGIAAAAALAADVRAGFERGDDEPARRYLEFLKAGSALKPLDLFRSAGVDMATPAPIEKAFAVVEGHVRELEELAASA; this is encoded by the coding sequence ATGGCGAAGCCCCTACCAGACCGCAAGGACGTAGACCCCGCCTTCACCTGGAACCTCCAGGCCGCGTACGAGACCGAGGCGGCGTTCGAGGCCGACCTCGCAGGCGCCGACCAGGACCTCACCCGCCTCCTCGCCTTCCAGGGGCGGCTAGGCGAAGGCGCCAAGGTCGTAGCCGACTTCTTCGACGCCTACTGGCCCACGCTCGAGAAGCTGCAGCGGCTGCGCATCTACGCCACCATGCCGCTGGCCGTCGACCAGAACGACCAGGCGGGGCGCGCGCGGGCCGGGCGCTTCCAGGCGCTCGCGGCGCGCTTCAGCACGGACCTCGCGTTCGCGCAGCCCGAGCTCCTCGCCATCGGCGCCGAGCGCCTCGCCAGGTTCCAGGCGCAAGAGCCCCGCCTCGCGGACCTGACGCGCTACTTCGAGCGGCTCGAGGAGAGCCGGCCGCACGTGCGCAGCTCGGAGGTCGAGGACGTGATCGGCCGCGCCGCCGACCCCGCCAGCGCCTTCGAGCGCGCCTACAACTCCCTCGCGAACGGCGAGCTGCCGTTCAAGGCGGTGGAGCATGCGGGCCAGACACACGAGGTGGCGCGCAGCACGTACCCTTCCCTGATCGCGTCGCCGGACAGGGGGCTGAGGGAGAAAGCGTACGACTCGTACACGCGTGCGTTCCTGGCCCATAAGGACACGCTCACGGACCTTTACGTCGGGCGCATCAAGCAGTCCGTCTTCACGGCCCGCGTGCGCGGCTACGAGGACACCGTGGCCGAGCAGCTCGAGCCGCGCGAGGTGCCGCGCGAGGTCCTCACCAACGTGCTCGACGTGTTCAAGAAGAACGTCGGCGTCTGGCACCGCTACTGGGAGGCGCGCCGCAAGCTCCTGGGGGTCGAGAGGCTCGCCGAATGGGACGTGTTCGCGCCCCTCGCCGACACGCCGCCGCTACCGTACTCGCGGGCGATAGAGCACGTGCTCGCCGGCATGGCCCCACTGGGAGAGGAGTACCTGACGCCCCTACGCAAGGGCCTGCTCGAGGACCGCTGGGTGGACGTGTACCCGAACAGGGGCAAGCGCGACGGGGCGTTCGCGACGCGGTTCTACCGCGGACAGTCCTACGTCATGATGAGCTACCAGGACAACCTGGAGAGCATGAGCACCCTGGCGCACGAGCTTGGGCACGTCATGCACTCCCGGCTGATGGACGAGCGCCAGCCGCTGGCCAACGCTAACTACGCCATGATCGTGGCGGAGACGGCCTCCAACTTCAACCAGGCGCTCGTGCGCGCTCACCTCCTGAGCGTCACGACCGAGCGCCAGGCGCGCCTCGCCGTCCTCGAGGAGGCGTTCCACAACTTCCACCGCTACTTCTTCATCATGCCGACCCTCGTGCGCTTCGAGTTGGAGACGCACCAGGCCGTGGAGCGAGGCGAGGGGCTGACGGCGCAGCGGCTCGTGAGCAGCATGCAGCGGCTCTATCAGGAAGGTTACGGCGCCGCCATCCAGGCCGACGAGCGCACGGGCATAACGTGGGCGCAGTTCGGACACCTGTACATGCCGTTCTACACGTTCCAGTACGCCGTCGGCATCGCGGCGGCCGCGGCCCTCGCGGCCGACGTGCGCGCCGGCTTCGAGCGCGGGGACGACGAGCCCGCGCGGCGTTACCTCGAGTTCCTGAAGGCGGGCTCGGCGCTCAAACCGCTCGACCTCTTCCGCTCCGCGGGCGTAGACATGGCGACGCCCGCGCCCATCGAGAAGGCGTTCGCGGTGGTGGAAGGCCACGTGCGCGAGCTGGAGGAGCTGGCCGCGAGCGCCTGA
- a CDS encoding type II toxin-antitoxin system HicB family antitoxin, whose translation MRHKGYTAKVIYDDASGLLRGEVIDLQDDISFSAPAVAQLRREFHAAVDGYLLDCATRGVEPAKPFSGKVLLRMPPDLHRKATITAAALDVSLNDFLVASIEVGVARIAAVRQDDQP comes from the coding sequence ATGCGCCACAAGGGCTACACGGCGAAGGTGATCTACGACGACGCGAGCGGCCTGCTGCGCGGGGAGGTCATCGACCTCCAGGACGACATCTCCTTCTCCGCCCCTGCGGTCGCGCAGCTCAGACGCGAGTTCCACGCCGCCGTCGACGGCTATCTGCTCGACTGCGCCACCCGCGGGGTGGAGCCGGCCAAGCCGTTCTCCGGCAAGGTCCTGCTCCGCATGCCGCCCGACCTGCATAGGAAGGCGACCATCACGGCGGCCGCGCTCGACGTGAGCCTGAACGACTTCCTCGTGGCCAGCATCGAGGTGGGGGTGGCGCGCATCGCTGCGGTGCGCCAGGACGACCAGCCCTGA
- a CDS encoding cation:proton antiporter: protein MTPFLELMLVLAIVVAGAKLAGWALGLLGQPTVVGEIAFGLLLGPTALDLLGMPLLTHAAETGETIKLLGELGVVLLMFVAGLETDMPAMRKVGMPALVSAAGGVVLPLAAGTGFGLLVGMPMAEAVFVGTILTATSVSISAQTLLELKKLRTKEGMTILGAAVIDDVLGILILSVVVALFASGGSAVPIWLVALKMVAYFAVGIALAPVVKALLRWFDRLPIAQPLVALALVLVLFYSWAAEYWGGVAAITGAYLVGILIGQTEFKHRLEKATQVFAYGFFVSIFFVDIGLRANLREALGGPLVWVALAIIVIAVLTKVLGSGFGARVMGFSNFEALRVGAGMVSRGEVGLIVAAIGVERGVIPQDLFAIMVLMVVVTTLVTPLFLRATFKFGPPSEEPRDEAREVSAQAAGGS from the coding sequence ATGACGCCGTTCCTGGAACTGATGCTGGTGCTGGCGATCGTGGTGGCAGGCGCGAAGCTGGCCGGTTGGGCGTTGGGGCTGCTCGGTCAGCCGACCGTCGTGGGCGAGATCGCCTTCGGCCTGCTGCTGGGTCCTACGGCGCTGGACCTCCTCGGCATGCCCCTTCTCACACATGCAGCCGAGACCGGCGAGACCATCAAGCTCCTCGGCGAGCTGGGCGTGGTGCTGCTCATGTTCGTGGCCGGCCTGGAGACGGACATGCCTGCCATGCGCAAGGTGGGCATGCCCGCGCTCGTCTCCGCGGCGGGCGGGGTCGTGCTGCCGTTGGCAGCGGGCACCGGTTTCGGACTCCTCGTAGGCATGCCCATGGCGGAGGCCGTGTTCGTCGGCACCATCCTCACGGCGACCAGCGTCTCCATCAGCGCTCAGACGCTCCTCGAGCTGAAGAAGCTGCGCACGAAGGAGGGGATGACCATCCTGGGCGCGGCGGTGATAGACGACGTGCTCGGCATCCTGATCCTCTCCGTCGTAGTGGCGCTCTTCGCGAGCGGCGGCAGCGCCGTGCCCATCTGGCTCGTGGCCCTGAAGATGGTCGCCTACTTCGCGGTCGGCATCGCGCTCGCCCCCGTCGTCAAGGCGCTGCTCCGATGGTTCGACAGGCTCCCGATCGCCCAACCGCTGGTCGCGCTCGCGCTCGTCCTCGTCCTCTTCTACTCGTGGGCGGCGGAGTATTGGGGCGGCGTGGCGGCCATCACGGGCGCCTACCTCGTCGGCATCCTCATCGGCCAGACGGAGTTCAAGCACCGGCTCGAGAAGGCGACGCAGGTCTTCGCCTACGGCTTCTTCGTCTCCATCTTCTTCGTCGACATCGGCCTGCGTGCGAACCTGCGCGAGGCCTTGGGCGGACCGCTCGTGTGGGTCGCCCTGGCCATCATCGTCATCGCCGTCCTCACGAAGGTGCTCGGCTCAGGTTTCGGGGCGCGCGTCATGGGGTTCAGCAACTTCGAGGCGCTCCGCGTCGGCGCGGGCATGGTCTCGAGGGGCGAGGTGGGCCTCATCGTGGCGGCCATCGGCGTCGAGCGGGGGGTCATCCCCCAGGACCTGTTCGCGATCATGGTCCTGATGGTCGTGGTGACGACGCTCGTCACCCCGCTGTTCCTGCGGGCCACCTTCAAGTTCGGACCGCCGTCGGAAGAGCCGCGCGACGAGGCACGCGAGGTGAGCGCCCAGGCAGCCGGAGGCTCCTGA
- a CDS encoding Fic family protein, with translation MELETRAVLKATVAARAALAELKQAANLIPNQAMLISTLPLLEAQASSEIENVVTTADKLFQALSIDESSDPATREALRYREALITGFRELTGRPLGVRTAEAIATRIKGVEMSVRTFETVIIANPVSRDVIYTPPESHARRRELLANWERFMHDDEPALDPLIRLAVGHYQFEAIHPFTDGNGRTGRVLNSLYLIEAGLLTLPVLYLSRYILANRPAYYRLLLAVTSDSAWEPWLLYMIRGIEETASWTLEKISAIRGLMDSTRDYVRTQLPRIYTRELVDAIFEQPYTRIGTMVENGLVGRQTASRYLKELVRIGVLSERKVGRDKLFINTRLLTLLTTEAAELVPFG, from the coding sequence ATGGAGCTCGAGACCCGCGCCGTGCTCAAGGCAACGGTAGCTGCTCGAGCCGCCCTGGCAGAACTGAAACAGGCCGCTAACCTCATACCGAACCAAGCGATGCTGATCAGCACGCTTCCGCTTCTCGAGGCCCAGGCCAGTTCCGAGATAGAGAACGTCGTGACGACTGCCGACAAGCTGTTCCAAGCGCTCTCGATCGACGAGAGCTCGGATCCTGCCACCAGGGAGGCGCTCAGGTACCGGGAGGCCCTGATCACGGGTTTCCGGGAACTAACCGGTCGGCCACTTGGGGTACGAACCGCTGAGGCGATAGCCACTCGCATCAAAGGCGTAGAGATGAGCGTGCGCACGTTCGAAACCGTCATCATCGCCAACCCAGTCTCACGCGATGTGATCTACACACCACCAGAGAGCCACGCCCGTCGTCGAGAGTTGCTGGCGAACTGGGAGCGGTTCATGCACGATGACGAACCGGCTTTGGACCCGCTGATCCGCTTAGCCGTCGGACACTACCAGTTCGAAGCGATCCATCCCTTCACGGACGGTAACGGCCGCACAGGGCGAGTCCTGAACAGCCTCTACCTCATCGAGGCAGGGCTACTGACGCTTCCGGTGCTGTATCTGAGCCGGTACATCCTCGCGAACCGCCCTGCCTACTACCGGCTGCTACTCGCGGTCACTTCCGATTCTGCCTGGGAGCCTTGGCTGCTCTACATGATTCGAGGAATCGAGGAGACCGCCAGCTGGACCCTCGAGAAGATCTCTGCGATACGCGGGTTGATGGACTCAACGCGTGACTACGTCAGGACACAGTTACCCCGCATATACACGCGCGAACTCGTGGATGCCATCTTCGAACAACCCTACACACGCATAGGCACGATGGTCGAGAATGGGTTGGTCGGGCGCCAGACAGCATCGCGTTACCTCAAAGAGCTGGTCCGAATCGGGGTACTTTCCGAGCGCAAGGTTGGGCGCGACAAGCTGTTCATCAACACGCGCCTGCTGACGCTCCTGACGACAGAAGCGGCCGAACTCGTTCCATTCGGGTAA
- a CDS encoding carboxymuconolactone decarboxylase family protein, producing the protein MHERIDYAKASPAVLEAMVALERACKRLGIERSLYELVKIRASQLNGCAYCLAMHTKDARAAGESDERLDLLAAWREAEGVYTERERAALAWTEVITLLPDVGAPDDAYEAALAQFGGGGLADLTLLIVTINGWNRFGVGFALRPGR; encoded by the coding sequence ATGCACGAAAGGATCGATTACGCCAAGGCCTCGCCGGCGGTGCTCGAGGCCATGGTCGCGCTGGAGAGGGCGTGCAAACGCCTGGGCATCGAGCGCTCGCTCTACGAGTTGGTGAAGATCCGGGCGTCACAACTCAACGGCTGCGCGTACTGCCTCGCCATGCATACGAAGGACGCGCGAGCCGCGGGCGAGAGCGATGAGCGCCTCGACCTCCTGGCCGCCTGGCGTGAGGCGGAAGGTGTCTACACGGAGCGGGAGCGCGCGGCCCTCGCTTGGACGGAGGTCATCACGCTACTGCCCGACGTCGGCGCTCCCGACGACGCCTACGAGGCCGCCCTCGCCCAGTTCGGAGGGGGCGGGCTCGCCGACCTGACGTTGCTCATCGTCACCATCAACGGCTGGAACCGCTTCGGCGTGGGGTTCGCACTGCGGCCGGGCCGCTGA
- a CDS encoding FAD-binding oxidoreductase: MISDVTADVAIIGAGIVGAAAAFRLAEGGAKVVVLEAAAAPATGSTGKSAAGVRVQFSEAVNIELSWASIREYRAFQELYGASSGYDPLGYLFLVPEEHAAAHRASTDLQRRLGVPVAELGPEDAQALVPFAAEGVVLATFGSADGIIDPHAVTLAYLTMAKRHGARVFVDSPVRSAVWDGASWRLGVAAAARVSSALGATDPVASVAPVGATGPISATAGVRAALTVSAGMVVNAAGAWAGEVAALAGLRVPVVPVLRSVYATAPLPEPHRYPLTVDVASGYYLRSEGRRVIMGRSNPEQPPGFFQGGDMQDLERVVTFGMARFPWLADAGLDRRASWWGYYEVTPDDQPVLGRMPPLAPGASAWLNACGFSGHGVQQAAMVGRLIAEEALRGKATALDITPLRYERFLDESGEYRATRRRELNIV, from the coding sequence TTGATCTCGGACGTTACCGCCGACGTGGCGATCATCGGCGCCGGCATCGTCGGCGCGGCGGCGGCGTTCCGGCTGGCCGAGGGTGGCGCCAAGGTCGTCGTCCTCGAGGCGGCCGCCGCACCGGCCACCGGCTCGACCGGCAAGAGCGCGGCGGGGGTTCGGGTCCAGTTCAGCGAGGCCGTCAACATCGAGCTCTCTTGGGCGTCCATCCGGGAGTACCGGGCCTTCCAGGAGCTCTACGGCGCCAGCTCGGGCTACGACCCGTTGGGCTACCTCTTCCTCGTGCCGGAAGAGCATGCGGCCGCCCACCGCGCTTCGACCGACCTGCAACGGCGGCTCGGCGTGCCGGTGGCTGAGCTAGGGCCGGAGGACGCCCAGGCGCTCGTGCCGTTCGCCGCCGAGGGGGTGGTGCTGGCCACGTTCGGAAGCGCCGACGGGATCATCGACCCCCACGCCGTCACGCTCGCGTACCTGACCATGGCCAAGCGGCACGGCGCGCGCGTCTTCGTCGACTCGCCCGTGCGCTCGGCCGTATGGGACGGCGCGAGCTGGCGGTTGGGCGTGGCCGCGGCCGCGCGAGTGAGCTCCGCGCTCGGCGCGACGGACCCGGTCGCGTCGGTCGCCCCGGTCGGCGCGACCGGCCCGATCAGCGCGACCGCCGGGGTCCGTGCGGCATTGACGGTGAGCGCGGGCATGGTCGTGAACGCCGCTGGGGCGTGGGCCGGCGAAGTAGCGGCGCTGGCCGGGCTACGAGTGCCGGTCGTGCCCGTGCTGCGCAGCGTGTACGCCACCGCCCCCCTGCCCGAACCGCACCGCTACCCGCTCACCGTCGACGTTGCCAGCGGCTACTACTTGAGGAGCGAGGGGCGGCGCGTGATCATGGGGCGGTCCAACCCGGAGCAGCCTCCCGGCTTCTTCCAGGGTGGCGACATGCAAGACCTGGAGCGCGTCGTCACGTTCGGCATGGCGCGTTTCCCGTGGCTCGCCGATGCCGGCCTGGACCGGCGCGCGTCCTGGTGGGGCTACTACGAGGTGACGCCCGACGACCAGCCCGTCCTCGGGCGCATGCCGCCGTTGGCGCCCGGCGCCTCCGCCTGGCTGAACGCCTGCGGTTTCTCGGGTCACGGCGTGCAGCAGGCCGCGATGGTCGGCCGGTTGATCGCCGAGGAGGCGCTTCGGGGCAAGGCGACGGCCCTCGACATCACCCCGCTGCGCTACGAGCGTTTCCTGGACGAGAGCGGCGAGTACAGGGCCACCCGGCGACGCGAACTGAACATCGTCTGA